In the genome of Nitratireductor sp. GISD-1A_MAKvit, the window TATTCGGCAATGACCGTGGCGCCCACGACGGGTTGATCGCCCTCGGCCAGCAGAACGGGAATGGTGCCGGCGGGATTAAGCGCAAGAAACTCTTCTCGCCGGGTCCACGGACGTTCTTCGATGAGCGCGAGTTCCTCGCCATATTCGCCAAAGGAAAGCCGCACGAAACGGCAGGAAGCGTAGAGGGGATGATGAAACAGGGTCAGCATGCGATCGCTTCTATCGGAAGGCTCTGGCCATTTCATGGCCGTGGCGGTAATCCTTCGATTACCTGATTCTGCGAGTTCTTCCCTCAGCTATAGGGGGAGACGTATCTGCTGACAAGCAAGCCTTGATTGAGGAGCAAACATGACGGATCAGACCATCGTGGGGGCCCTTCTTCTTGGCGTCCTCGAAGGACTGACGGAATTCATACCCGTCTCTTCGACCGGTCACATTCTGCTCGCCGGGCACTTCCTCGGGTTTGAATCCACCGGCAAGGCCTTTGAGGTTCTGATTCAGCTGGGGGCCATTCTGGCGATCCTCAGTGTCTATGCGGCGCGCCTCTGGCAGATGCTTGTCGATCTGCCGCGCGACGCCGCCACACAACGCTTCGTTTTCGGTATCCTGATTGCCTTTTTGCCGGCTGCCGTGATCGGTGTTCTGGCTTACAATATCATCAAGACCGTCTTCTTCGAAACACCGCTTCTGATCTGTGTGATGCTCATTCTCGGAGGCTTCGTGCTTCTTTGGGTGGACCGGCGGGCAACCAGGCCGCGCTATGAAGACATCACGCAGTTTCCGCTTTCCATGTATCTTGGGATCGGTCTGTTCCAGTGCCTTTCGATGATCCCCGGCACCTCGCGCTCGGGTGCGACGATCGTCGGCGGGCTTCTGATGGGCGCGGACAAGCGCTCGGCGGCAGAGTTTTCCTTCTTCCTTGCCATGCCCACCATGACCGGCGCTTTCGCCTATGATCTCTACAAGAACTACGATCTTCTCTCGGCAGCGGATGTGAAGATTATTTCCATAGGCTTCATCGCCGCCTTCCTTGCCGCGCTTCTGGTGGTGCGCTGGCTGCTTGGCTATGTATCGCGGCGCGGCTATGCGCTGTTTGGCTGGTGGCGGCTGCTCGTGGGCAGTGTCGGCCTGATCGCACTGCTTGTGTGGGGGTAGGGTCTCCCGAAATCGAAGTGTGGAATCCGGTTTTCAGATTGTTCCGCCTCGATTTTGTGGCAGCGGCGTGGTGCGTGGTTCGACAAGCTCACCATGAGGGAAGTGGAGCATCGCGGAAAAGCCTGCTTCGGTGAGGTTACGGACGGGAACTGCAATCATCTACCTCCCTCATGGTGAGCTTGTCGAACCACGCACCCCATCAATGCCATGGCGGCGCGTCCACATGAACACAGACTCACCCAACCAACAAAAAAACCCGGCGCGAGGCCGGGTTTCTCATGTCTGTGCAGGCGACGTTTTAGGCAACGGCACCGTTGATCCAGTCCGAAAGCGCCGTCTTCGGTGCGGCGCCGACTTTCATGTCAGCCACTTCGCCACCCTTGAACATCATGAGCGTCGGGATCGAACGCACGCCATACTGCGCGGCCAGTTCCGGGTTCTCGTCGATGTTCACCTTGGCGATCTTGACCTTGCCACCGAGCTCGGCAGCGATCTCGTCCAGCGCGGGCGCAATCATCTTGCAGGGGCCGCACCACTCGGCCCAGAAGTCGACAACCACGGGTTCGGACGCCTGCAGCACGTCGGTCTGGAAATTGTTCTTGTCCGCCTTCACGGTGGCCATGGGAATTCTCCTTATCGGCAAATCTGTTCCACTAGATGTGGGGGTCGCGCGGGCACGCGTCAAGCGTTGTTGTGTCACGCCCGCGTGAGTCGTTCAAGCGCATCCGCCAGCGGCCCTTCGGGAACCGGCAGCAGGACCGGCGTTTCCGTGAACAGTAGCGCGGCCTCGACCCTGCGGCCGGGATAAAGCGGTTTCAGGAGCTCCGCATAAAGCGCAAGCTGCGCGACATAGGCTGCGGGCGCTTCTTCCAGCGTTTTGGGGGCAGGGCGATTGGTCTTGTAATCGACGATCAGCACCGCATCGTCGGTAACGGCCAGTCGGTCGATCTTGCCGGAAACGGCATGACGACGCTTGCCAAGCGTGAGTTCTCCCATGACCGAAACCTCGGCGCGGGACCCGGGCGCAAAAATGGGGGCAAAGCCTGTATCTTGCAGGATCGCATCTACCGAGCGCCAGACCGCATCCCGTTCGGCGTCGCTCCAGGAGTTGCCGACGCGATCGAGATAGCGGCCCGTTGCGGCCTCTCGCTCTTCCTGCGGGCATTCGGGCAGCAATTGCAAAAGCTTGTGTACCGCCAGACCGCGCTGGATGGCAAACCCCGGCTTGCGTGCCTCGTCGAGAACCGGCGAGAGGGGCGAGGGCACCGGCTCGTAGTCGGTCTCGATCAGGGCGCCAGCGCGTGACGGCGAAAGCGGGCGCGGCAGATCGACCGGCATGGGCGGCGGGGTGAGCAGGGCTTCGGGAAGCGCGGTTTCGGGCGCGGTCTCAGCAGGTTTCTCTGCCTCAGGCTTCACTGCCGGTGCATCACTGACACGATAGCGATAGACCGGAGCGCAGATTTCCGGGCTCGCCCGTTCCTCGACCCGGTCGGCACTGGAAATCGCGGCGCGCACCACATTCTGCCAGGTAAGGCCCTGCGGCTCTCGCGCGCCATGATAACCGCAGACGATCAGCCGGTCCTCTGCCCGCGTCATGCCCACATAGAGGAGCCGGCGGTATTCTTCCTCCGCCTTGACCTTTGCGTCGGCTTCAAAGGTGGCGGCCACCGTGTTGGAAACATCCTTGCCGGCGCGCCAGAGGAAACCCTTGCCCTGCCAGCCTTCACCGCGCGGCGCAAAGGGCATGAGCTTCGGCAGATGCTGGGAGACGAAGGGCGCGCTGCCCGGATCGACCAGAAACACCACGGGAGCCTCAAGACCCTTGGCGGCGTGCACCGTCATGATGCGCAGCTCGTCGCGCGTCTGGTCCATCTCGCGCTTGATTTCGGGCGCCTGCCCTTCAAGCGCCGAAAGCAGCGCTTCAAGGCCGTTAAGCCCCGCCCGCTCGCCAGCCAGTGCAAAGGACAGGAACTCGTCGAGAATGTCGTTTGCCTCATGCCCAAGCCGGGCAACGAAAAGCCGGCGCGCGCCTTCCCGATCGCGGGTGCCTGTAAGAAGGCCTGCATAGAACTCGAAAGCCGGCTTGAAGGCCGCTTCGTTCTGCCAGTTCTGCAAGGTCTCGACCATGCCGGCCACGGCCGGATCTTCCAGCGCCTGCGCGCGCATGGCGTCGAACAGCGGCACGGCGCGCCCGCGGTTCCAGGCGAGGCGAAAGAGGCGTTCCTCATCCAGGCCGAAGAGGGGGCTTTTCAGCACCGCTGCCAGAGACAGATCGTCATGCGGCTGAAGCAGGAAGCGGCCAAGCGCGATCAGGTCCTGCACGGCGATGTGTGCCGTGAGCCGCAGGCGGTCCGCACCGGCCACATCGATGTGGCGGTTTTTCAGGCTGCGCGAGAGCGCGTGCACGAAACGGTCGCGCTTGCGCACGAGCACCAGCACATCGCCCGCCGTGAGACGCTTGCCCGTGCCTTCGATGATCTCGCCATTGCGGATCCAGTCCTCGACCGTCTGCGCGATGGTTTCGGCCAGCCGCACGGCAGGCGCGGATGCGTGGTCGATGGCTTCCGTCCAGTCTTCCGGCTCGTCCACCGCGACCGGCGCGATGGGCGACCAGACTTCCACATAGCCGGGCTGGCCCGCGCGAACGGCCAGATGCTCAATCGGCTCGGGATCATGCGTCAGCCCCTGCGCCACATCGGCTTTCGAGAACACGAGATCGGCGGCGCGCAGCACATCCTCGGTGGAGCGGAAGGAATAGCGCAGGCGCAGGCGCTCGAAACGGCGCTCGACCTCGCGCACCTTCTGTTCAAACGCGCGCCCGCTTTCACCGAAGGCCGCAGGCTCCGCACCCTGAAACGAATAGATGGACTGCTTTTCATCGCCCACCGCGAAGATGGTGCGCAGGAGGCCTTCGCGCGCACCTTCGCCGGCAAAGAACTCTTCCGCAAGCAGGCGCACAATCTGCCATTGCTCGGGGCTCGTGTCCTGCGCCTCGTCGATCAGCACATGGTCGATGCCCTTGTCGAGCTTGTACTGCACCCACGGCCCGGCATCGGCACGGGCCAGAAGCCGGATGGTGCGCATGATGAGATCGTTGAAGTCGAGAAAGCCGCGCGCGCGTTTCAGCCGTTCATAGCGGGCGATCATGCCATCGGCGATGACAAGGGCCGCGCGCGTCGCCTCCAGCATGCGGAACAGCGCCACGCGGTCGGCGGCAGTGCGGATCGCCTCCGCCGCCTCGCCATAGCGCTCTACGATGTCGGGCAGGGCGGTGCGCAGCGCCTTTTTGAACGTGGTCTCGCCATAGACGCCGCCATCGGCCTTGAGAAAGCCTTTGCGCAAATGGTCGAGCCGGCGCAGCGGGTCCGTTTCTTCGAAGGCGCGGCTGGCATCGGGCACGATGCTCTTCAAAACCGTCTTGGCGTCGACGGCCTCCGCCTCGGCCACGAAGGCACGAAACGCGCCGGCATCAAAGCCCGGAAGCGGCCAGATGGAGGCGGCGATCGATGCTGCCGTGTCATCGGGTGCAAAATCGAACTCGTGGAACAGGGCGCTGTAGGGTACCTGCGCTTTTCTTACAATTTCATCGATGAAGGCGCGCAAGCCGTCGCGACGGCCGATGATCTCGGACAGAAGCTCCTGCAAGCCGCTTTCGCCACCACGCTCCAGCACCTCGGCAAAAGCTTCGGCCAGCGCGCCATCCTCGCCGGCGGCACCGGAGAGAAGATCGCGCCGCGCCTCGGCAAGCAGCGCCTCCTCCATCTGCGTGTCGAGCAGCTCGAAATGGCCGGCAATGTTTGCCTCCAGCGGAAACTGGTGCAGGATCGCCTCGCAGAAGGCATGGATCGTCTGGATTTTCAGTCCGCCCGGCGTTTCCAGTGCGCGGGCGAAAAGCCGCCGCGCGCGGGCGAGCTTTTCACGGCTGGGCGCCTTGCCTTCCATCTTTGCGATCACTTCGGACAGCGCTTCGTCGGGCAAAAGGCTCCAGCCGGCAAGATCGCGGAACACGCGGTTGGCCATGTTGGCGGCGGCAGCGCGCGTGTAGGTGAGGCAGAGGATTTTTGAAGGATCGGCCCCCTGAAGCAGAAGCCGGATCACCCGCTGGGCAAGCACATGGGTCTTGCCGGAGCCGGCATTGGCCGAAACCCAGGCTGAGGTGGCGGGGTCGGCTGCAAGCGACTGCGCCTTGATCGTGTCCTCGGGGATGAAGGGAAACTTTTTCATTCGTCCCCTCCGCTTTCGCCCGCATCGCCGCCGGCAGACCATTCGAGCACGCGCGCCAGATGATCGTAATCGCCATCCACATCGCCCTCGCGGAAGGGCAGGACGCGCGAGCGATAGCCTGTCTCAGGCTTATGATAATGGGCGAGAAGCTGCCCCAGCCGTTCCCATGCCTCTTCGGCCATGCCGGGCGCCGTCTTGTCGCTGTCCTTCATGCGAAGGATGGATTCAGGCACCACCTCGCCATTGGCCTTGAGCCGCACATAGGCGAGGTCGCCGGGCTCTGCCGGGCCGATATCGGCGAACGCGCCACGCTGAAGGAGCGCCGCTTCCAGCGCAAGCTGTGGCGAGAGAAGCGTGTGCGCCTGCCGGCGCGACGGCGAGGCGCCGGTCTTGTAGTCGAGGATTTCGGCGCTGCCATCGCTGCGGATGTCGATCCGGTCGGCGCGGCCTGAAAGGGTTAGGCCGAGCTTTGCCACCTCGATGGCCGAGGCACGGATTTCGGCATGGCGCCTTGCGATGCCTTCGGCGCGTCCGCGCTCCCACTGAATGACCGAGGCCGCCGTGCGCTCGAAACGCGGCCACCAGACCGTTGCCACATCCTGCGGGAGGCCGGCTTCGGAAAAGAGCTCGCGGCCAATGGCAATCAGCCGGTCGAGCGCATCGGGAGCAGTCGGATCCTCCACCTCCTTGATGAAGCGCTCCAGAACATCGTGGAAGAGATTGCCGCGTTCCGCCGCACCCGGATCGCGAATCAGCGGGTCGAGCGCGACAAGTGCCAGAATGCGTTTGGCATAGACGGCATAGGGATCGCGCCGCAGCGTCTCGATCTCGGTGATGGAGAAGCGCGTGGGGCGCGCCTCGACGGGCGGGGCGGGCTCGGGCCGGGGGGCGAAATCCTCGTCCGGCCTCTCGTCCAGCAGACGCGCCCATGCGATCAGCTTCCGGCCGCGAGCGCGTATGGTTTCGGCAACATCTTTGCCGGCAAAGGCCGTGATGCGCTGCAGCCATCGCGAGGCGACGGCGGGTGCATCTCCGGCGCGCGCGGCGCGCGTTAGCACCACTTTCTTCGTGCCCATCGCCATCATGAAATCATGCGCCGCCTGACCGATGCGCCGCTCCGGCGGCTCCAGCGAAAGCTCGGCCTTCATCAGGCGCGACATGAAGCGATCGGACGAAGGGATGGCAGGCCAGGTGCCCTCGTTCATGCCCCCCAGAACCATCGTGTCGACATGCAGTAGCCGCGCTTCGAGCGTGCCCCAGATGGCCACGCGCCTGTCTGCGCCCATGGCGGGTTTGACCACCTCGGTGGCGATCAGCGCGGCAAAGACTGCGGGCCATTCGGCGGCGTCGAAGGGCAGGGTCGTTTCCGAACCGACAAGCCCGCGCAGGAAGGCGGCCATGGCCTGTCCGCGCTCGCCGTCATAATAATCGCTGAGGCTGCCATCTTCGGAGCGGCCCAGCGCTTCGAGAACCTCAACTGTCGCGCGTGCCATCTCCGGCACACCGATGCCCGATTGCCCGCGCAGAGCGACCAGAGGGCGCAGCGCCTCGACCAGTGCAACAAGCACGGCGCGCGCCTCGGCCAGTGCGGCTTCGTTGACGCGCGGGAACCAGAAGGGCTTGCGCGTGTCGCGTTCAATGTCTGTCCAGCGCTTCTCGAAAAGCTTGTCCAGATCGGCGATGTCCGGCCGGCCCGTGCCGCCGCGCAGCGCCACGAGCTCGATGGTCTCGGCGGCGCGGCGCACGCTGGCACGCTTCAGCCCAAGCCGCAGCAAGGGATGCTTGAGCAGGGCCACCATGGCGATCGGCTCGCCGGGGCGGAACACGGTTTCGAGCAGCAGCCGCGCCAGCGTTGCCGGCGGCGTGTCGGCGAGCGGCGTGCCGCCGGAATCATCCGCCTCGATGCCGAAGCGACGCAGCTCCACCGCGACACGCCGCGCCAGACCGCGATCGGGTGTCACAAGTGCCGCTGTTGCGTTCTCGTCGGTCAGCGCCAGGCGCAGCGCAACGGCAATCGACAGCGCTTCCTCACGCTCGTTTGCGGTCTCGACCAAAGTCACGCCGGAAAGCGCGTCCCCTTCTGTCGCATCGGCTGCCAGCGACTGATTTTCCAGCCAGGCATCCGTGGTTTCGGCAGGGCGCAGCGTTTCGCTGACCAAGGCGCGGCGCAGGGCAAGCGGCGGGGCAGGCTCGCCAAGCTCGACCACCTCTTCGCGCGTGATGCCCATGGCCGAAAGCAGCTTCTTCAGACCTGCCTGCGGGTGGCCGAAAGCGGATGGTTCGTCCGCATCGCCCACCGCCTCCCAGGCCCGTGCGTCGAGCCGGGTGTCCAAACCCGGCAAGACCACGGCGCCGTTTTCCAGCCCGGCGATTGTCGCCAGAAGCCGGGCCGTGGCGGGAATGGAACCGGTGGAACCGGCAGCGATGACCGGGCCCTTGTGCGCGTGGGCCTTGAGCCGCGCGGCTTCTGCCGCCAGCATCGCGTTTCGATGCGCGGCGGGGTTGGAACGGTCGAGTTCCTCCAGCAGTTTTGGCCAATGGGCGGTGACGATCTGCAGGAATTCGAGCGTGACCTGCCACCAGTGCGCCAGCGCATCGGGCGCAAGGCTGGCCAGTTTCGTCCAGTCGGCCTCCTCGGTTTCGATCTCGTCCATCAGGCCGGCGAGATCGCGTGCGAGCCAGATGGAATCCGACGCCGAAGCCGGCACCACGACGCCTTCCTCGAAGAGAGCGGCCACGTGGCCAGGCAGCCGCGCCTTCCACGCCTGCACCAGCGGTGCGAGCAGCAGGATCCGGTCCAGCGCCTCTATCGGCGGGGCGTGATCGAGCGCGGAGGCTCCTTCCGTATCGAACAGCGCGGCCTCCTCATCGAACTCGCCCAGCGGGCGAATGACGGGGAGGATGGCGGATTGACCATCGAGCTTTCGAAGCAGGACATCGCGCAGGGCGCGGGCGGCACGGCGGGTTGGCAGATAGATGGTGACATCGGCCAGTGTCAGTGGATCGCCCGTGTGCCGAAAATCCGGCACGAGCTTTCCACCGAACAGAGCTTCGACAAGCGTCTCCAGAAAGCCGACGCCGGGGGGAATGGAAAAGACGCGGCTTGTGTCTTTAGAGCGGTTCACCGTTTCATGGAAATGCCGCTCCGCTCTATCTGTCTGTTTTTCCGCATTTGTGCGGGCGTCAGGTGATTCCACCTGACTGCAAAATGCTTTAGCCGGCATCGCTCTTCTCGGCATGCTTTGCCACCACAGCCTCGGCGGGCGCAATGGCATCCGGCGTACCGACGGTGATCCACGCGCCATCCATTCTCATGCCGAAAAGCCGGCCCTTCGCCTCTGCTGCATCGAAATAGGCATTGAGAGACTGTG includes:
- a CDS encoding undecaprenyl-diphosphate phosphatase; its protein translation is MTDQTIVGALLLGVLEGLTEFIPVSSTGHILLAGHFLGFESTGKAFEVLIQLGAILAILSVYAARLWQMLVDLPRDAATQRFVFGILIAFLPAAVIGVLAYNIIKTVFFETPLLICVMLILGGFVLLWVDRRATRPRYEDITQFPLSMYLGIGLFQCLSMIPGTSRSGATIVGGLLMGADKRSAAEFSFFLAMPTMTGAFAYDLYKNYDLLSAADVKIISIGFIAAFLAALLVVRWLLGYVSRRGYALFGWWRLLVGSVGLIALLVWG
- the trxA gene encoding thioredoxin, whose translation is MATVKADKNNFQTDVLQASEPVVVDFWAEWCGPCKMIAPALDEIAAELGGKVKIAKVNIDENPELAAQYGVRSIPTLMMFKGGEVADMKVGAAPKTALSDWINGAVA
- the addA gene encoding double-strand break repair helicase AddA, whose translation is MKKFPFIPEDTIKAQSLAADPATSAWVSANAGSGKTHVLAQRVIRLLLQGADPSKILCLTYTRAAAANMANRVFRDLAGWSLLPDEALSEVIAKMEGKAPSREKLARARRLFARALETPGGLKIQTIHAFCEAILHQFPLEANIAGHFELLDTQMEEALLAEARRDLLSGAAGEDGALAEAFAEVLERGGESGLQELLSEIIGRRDGLRAFIDEIVRKAQVPYSALFHEFDFAPDDTAASIAASIWPLPGFDAGAFRAFVAEAEAVDAKTVLKSIVPDASRAFEETDPLRRLDHLRKGFLKADGGVYGETTFKKALRTALPDIVERYGEAAEAIRTAADRVALFRMLEATRAALVIADGMIARYERLKRARGFLDFNDLIMRTIRLLARADAGPWVQYKLDKGIDHVLIDEAQDTSPEQWQIVRLLAEEFFAGEGAREGLLRTIFAVGDEKQSIYSFQGAEPAAFGESGRAFEQKVREVERRFERLRLRYSFRSTEDVLRAADLVFSKADVAQGLTHDPEPIEHLAVRAGQPGYVEVWSPIAPVAVDEPEDWTEAIDHASAPAVRLAETIAQTVEDWIRNGEIIEGTGKRLTAGDVLVLVRKRDRFVHALSRSLKNRHIDVAGADRLRLTAHIAVQDLIALGRFLLQPHDDLSLAAVLKSPLFGLDEERLFRLAWNRGRAVPLFDAMRAQALEDPAVAGMVETLQNWQNEAAFKPAFEFYAGLLTGTRDREGARRLFVARLGHEANDILDEFLSFALAGERAGLNGLEALLSALEGQAPEIKREMDQTRDELRIMTVHAAKGLEAPVVFLVDPGSAPFVSQHLPKLMPFAPRGEGWQGKGFLWRAGKDVSNTVAATFEADAKVKAEEEYRRLLYVGMTRAEDRLIVCGYHGAREPQGLTWQNVVRAAISSADRVEERASPEICAPVYRYRVSDAPAVKPEAEKPAETAPETALPEALLTPPPMPVDLPRPLSPSRAGALIETDYEPVPSPLSPVLDEARKPGFAIQRGLAVHKLLQLLPECPQEEREAATGRYLDRVGNSWSDAERDAVWRSVDAILQDTGFAPIFAPGSRAEVSVMGELTLGKRRHAVSGKIDRLAVTDDAVLIVDYKTNRPAPKTLEEAPAAYVAQLALYAELLKPLYPGRRVEAALLFTETPVLLPVPEGPLADALERLTRA
- the addB gene encoding double-strand break repair protein AddB: MNRSKDTSRVFSIPPGVGFLETLVEALFGGKLVPDFRHTGDPLTLADVTIYLPTRRAARALRDVLLRKLDGQSAILPVIRPLGEFDEEAALFDTEGASALDHAPPIEALDRILLLAPLVQAWKARLPGHVAALFEEGVVVPASASDSIWLARDLAGLMDEIETEEADWTKLASLAPDALAHWWQVTLEFLQIVTAHWPKLLEELDRSNPAAHRNAMLAAEAARLKAHAHKGPVIAAGSTGSIPATARLLATIAGLENGAVVLPGLDTRLDARAWEAVGDADEPSAFGHPQAGLKKLLSAMGITREEVVELGEPAPPLALRRALVSETLRPAETTDAWLENQSLAADATEGDALSGVTLVETANEREEALSIAVALRLALTDENATAALVTPDRGLARRVAVELRRFGIEADDSGGTPLADTPPATLARLLLETVFRPGEPIAMVALLKHPLLRLGLKRASVRRAAETIELVALRGGTGRPDIADLDKLFEKRWTDIERDTRKPFWFPRVNEAALAEARAVLVALVEALRPLVALRGQSGIGVPEMARATVEVLEALGRSEDGSLSDYYDGERGQAMAAFLRGLVGSETTLPFDAAEWPAVFAALIATEVVKPAMGADRRVAIWGTLEARLLHVDTMVLGGMNEGTWPAIPSSDRFMSRLMKAELSLEPPERRIGQAAHDFMMAMGTKKVVLTRAARAGDAPAVASRWLQRITAFAGKDVAETIRARGRKLIAWARLLDERPDEDFAPRPEPAPPVEARPTRFSITEIETLRRDPYAVYAKRILALVALDPLIRDPGAAERGNLFHDVLERFIKEVEDPTAPDALDRLIAIGRELFSEAGLPQDVATVWWPRFERTAASVIQWERGRAEGIARRHAEIRASAIEVAKLGLTLSGRADRIDIRSDGSAEILDYKTGASPSRRQAHTLLSPQLALEAALLQRGAFADIGPAEPGDLAYVRLKANGEVVPESILRMKDSDKTAPGMAEEAWERLGQLLAHYHKPETGYRSRVLPFREGDVDGDYDHLARVLEWSAGGDAGESGGDE